The Pseudanabaena sp. PCC 6802 genomic interval CCCAGGATGCCAAGGAATATGGATTAATCGACAGAGTCCTGGAAAGCCGCAAGGATTTGCCCAAAGCCATTCCAGCAGGAGTTGGGGGTTAGGGGTTAGGGAACGCCCCCATCACCCACTCCCCCATCACTCACCCCCCATCACCCAACACAAAGGAGAAAACTATGCCAATTGGAGTACCAAGAGTTCCCTACAGAATGCCAGGATCGCAGTTCACCGACTGGATCAGCATCTACGATCGCCTCTATCGCGAGCGCATTATCTTTTTAGGCAGAGAAGTTGACGATGAAATTGCCAATCAAATTGTGGCGGTGATGCTCTATCTCGACTCCGAAGATCCAGACAAAGATATTCGCCTTTATATCAACTCACCTGGTGGCTCTGTCACGGCGGGGATGGCTATCTTCGATACAATGCAACATATCAAATCGGATGTCGCCACGATTTGCGTCGGTCTTGCCGCCTCAATGGGTTCGTTTCTGTTGATGGCGGGCACGAAAGGCAAGCGCTTTGCCCTACCGCACTCGCGCATTATGATCCACCAGCCTATGGGCGGTACCAGAGGACAGGCGACGGACATCGCGATCGAGGCGAAGGAGATTGCACGGGTGAAGCACATGCTCAACCAGGAGTATGCCAACCGCACGGGGCAGCCTCTAGAGAAGATCGAGCGCGATATGGATCGCGACTATTTCATGTCGGCGGAAGAAGCGATGCAATACGGTTTAATCGATCGCGTCATCGAAGAGCGCCCGGATTAAATTTTCTGGGGCGTAGGTTGGTAGGGACAGACATATAACTTTTATGTTTGTCCCTTTGCTTTTATAATGCCCACCCTATTAGGTTTGATATATAGCCGTAGACAGATCTGTTAGGACAGGGGGTGTGGGGGCTACGCCCCCAACCCCGTCCTAAGCCTATTTTTCCAACCTGACAGCCCGACCGCTGCTATCCGTGCGATACGTCCAGGTTTGATTACCATGACTCATCACAACTTGCCAACCCGGCACCAGTGCCATCGTGCAAAACTCATCCGGTTTTGCCAAACCCAAACACCCATCTTGCCAAGTCTGGGGACTCGAATCCTTTA includes:
- a CDS encoding ATP-dependent Clp protease proteolytic subunit — translated: MPIGVPRVPYRMPGSQFTDWISIYDRLYRERIIFLGREVDDEIANQIVAVMLYLDSEDPDKDIRLYINSPGGSVTAGMAIFDTMQHIKSDVATICVGLAASMGSFLLMAGTKGKRFALPHSRIMIHQPMGGTRGQATDIAIEAKEIARVKHMLNQEYANRTGQPLEKIERDMDRDYFMSAEEAMQYGLIDRVIEERPD